The proteins below come from a single Maylandia zebra isolate NMK-2024a linkage group LG23, Mzebra_GT3a, whole genome shotgun sequence genomic window:
- the LOC101473153 gene encoding glycerol-3-phosphate dehydrogenase [NAD(+)], cytoplasmic translates to MPGKKVCIVGSGNWGSAIAKIIGHNVKASNRFDPMVNMWVYEEMIDGKKLTEIINTEHENVKYLPGHKLPKNVVAVPDITEAVKGAKILVFVIPHQFIGKLCDQMKPHIAEGAIGISLIKGIDEGPEGLTLISDIIREKLQIDVSVLMGANIASEVADEKFCETTIGARNEANGHIFKELMQTPNFRIAVVRESDTVELCGALKNIVAVGAGFCDGLDFGDNTKAAVIRLGLMEMVAFAKIFCKGSVSSTTFLESCGVADLITTCYGGRNRKVAEAFVRTSKSIAELEAEMLNGQKLQGPQTSAEVYKILKKRDMVNKFPLFAAVYQICFEGRQVKEFITCLQNHPEHL, encoded by the exons ATGCCCGGAAAGAAAGTTTGCATCGTTGGATCTGGAAACTG GGGTTCTGCCATTGCCAAAATTATCGGGCACAATGTCAAAGCTTCCAACCGCTTTGACCCAATGGTGAACATGTGGGTCTATGAAGAAATGATTGACGGGAAGAAATTGACAGAGATCATCAACACCGAGCATGAAAATGTCAAGTATCTACCAGGCCACAAGCTGCCCAAGAATGTG GTGGCTGTACCAGACATCACAGAAGCTGTTAAAGGAGCAAAGATCCTCGTCTTTGTAATCCCGCACCAATTCATTGGGAAACTCTGTGATCAGATGAAACCTCACATCGCAGAGGGAGCTATCGGGATATCACTCATCAAA GGCATTGATGAGGGACCGGAAGGACTGACGCTAATCTCAGACATCATCCGAGAGAAACTACAGATTGACGTCAGCGTCCTGATGGGAGCCAACATCGCCAGCGAGGTGGCGGATGAGAAGTTCTGTGAAACCACCATCG GAGCAAGAAATGAGGCAAACGGCCACATCTTCAAAGAACTGATGCAGACTCCCAACTTTCGCATCGCTGTCGTGCGGGAGAGTGACACAGTGGAGCTCTGTGGAGCCTTAAAG AATATTGTGGCGGTCGGCGCTGGATTCTGTGATGGCCTCGACTTTGGCGACAACACCAAAGCGGCGGTAATCAGGCTTGGCCTGATGGAAATGGTTGCCTTTGCCAAAATTTTCTGCAAAGGCTCAGTGAGCTCTACAACCTTCCTGGAAAGCTGCGGCGTGGCCGACCTTATCACCACTTGCTACGGAGGACGAAACCGGAAGGTCGCAGAGGCCTTCGTCAGAACGTCCAAG TCTATCGCTGAGCTGGAGGCAGAAATGCTCAATGGCCAGAAGCTCCAGGGTCCGCAGACCTCCGCGGAGGTCTACAAGATCTTAAAAAAGAGGGACATGGTCAACAA